A part of Aegilops tauschii subsp. strangulata cultivar AL8/78 chromosome 2, Aet v6.0, whole genome shotgun sequence genomic DNA contains:
- the LOC109731843 gene encoding uncharacterized protein, whose translation MSTGGADKSGSGGGGAGGPVKTPSDFLKSIRGRPVVVKLNSGVDYRGILACLDGYMNIAMEQTEEYVNGQLKNKYGDAFIRGNNVLYISTSKRSLTDGA comes from the exons ATGAGCACCGGCGGCGCGGACAAgtccggcagcggcggcggaggagctggTGGGCCGGTGAAGACGCCGTCAGACTTCCTCAAGTCGATCAGGGGCCGACCCGTCGTCGTTAAACTCAACTCAGGCGTCGACTACCGAG GTATTCTGGCTTGTCTGGATGGCTATATGAACATTGCGATGGAGCAAACCGAAGAGTACGTGAACGGCCAACTGAAGAACAAGTATGGTGACGCCTTCATAAGAGGCAACAACG TCCTATACATCAGCACGTCGAAGCGGTCCCTCACCGACGGAGCATAG